ATCTGAGTAAACATCAACAGCTGATGAAGCGGATCATCACCGATGAAAATAAAGTGTATCAGTCCAATGATTTCCACCCAGCCATTCATTGGCAGGATTCTGTATGGGCCAGTGATTGGGAATTTAACATGCAGTATCGTACCGTGAAAGACTTTGTAGAACAGTACTTTAATCTTCGGGATCACCTGCAGCATGATAATCATTGCGGACTTGTACAGTTGTTTTCAAACAGCATCATGCGCCTGTTACGCATTTACATTAATGCTGCGTTTCCCTATTATATGCCACACTACTTAAACGCATACAGTATATGGAAACTTTGTGTTTACGCAGATCCGTCTCTGGAAAAAACTGAATTTTTATTTGAAAAACTTTCCACTGATTTTTATAAATTAATAGATCACTATATTAAATATTCAGACAGCAGGGGAAGGTCATCAGCGGAAGAATTAATTATTATGGATGAAATCCTGAACGTTCTGACCAAAAAATTAGATCATCTGATTAAAGAGAAAAATCTTATTCTTCAAGCCGACTAAAAATACAGACAGGAATCCCCCAGTGCAGGATTGGGGATTTTGTCCAAAATCACTAAAATTATTCATAATATACCTTTACGGGTTTAAATCTTTACTATTTAACCTATTTATACCCAATGAGGAGTTTTATAAACACTTTTTCAAATGGAATTGATTAAGAAGCGGTTGATCATTTTTTATCAATCTGTATAGTTATTTTATTGCCTTGCAACTGAGTTACAGCAGCATCTCGCATTTATCGGCGCAGTTTAAAAAAATAACGGGTTTAACGCCTTCTTTCTATAAAAAACTGGGACAAAAAAGGAAAGCAAATCTTGAAGATATTTAGAGGAAAAAACTTTTAATCATGTTCCCGAAATTCATTAAAGTGTGAAATTTATAAATTTATATTTTTTATATGCAAAAATTATTAAAAATGTTGTAATAAATAATTATTAGTGAAATAAAATAAATAAACGTTGGTGTTATTTGCAATTTATTGAATTACATTTGCCGGACTGAACTAAATAAGGATTCAGTTTAATTTCAATCACATGAAAAAACTTTTATTATTGGCAGCCTCTGCCGCAATAATGGTGACGGGCAACATCAGTGCTCAAGCACCTGTTCTGGGAACATCTTCAAATTTTGCACTCTTTTCCTCTAATGGTGCGGTAACGAACACCGGAATGTCGATCATCACCGGCAATGTAGGAACCAACAACGGATCTGCTACCAATTTCGGAAATGTTAATGGCGTAATGCACGATGCAGACGGCACCACCGCTATTGCTGCTGCTGATCTTATTATTGCGTACAATCAACTGAATGCTGCAGTTCCGAATTATTTTCCTGCAGCTTTATTAGGAAACGGTCAGACTTTAACCGCTGGAACCTATTCCATCGGTCAGACCGCTTCTTTAAACAACACGCTGACTTTGGATGGCGGCGGAAATTCTAACTCGGTATTTATTTTCCAGATCGGCGGCGCTTTTTCTTCCAGCGCAAACGCACAGGTTTTGCTGACGAACGGCGCTACGGCCTGTAATGTCTTCTGGAAAATTGAAGGTCTTGTAGATTTAGCCACCAACACTGCGATGAAAGGAACGATCGTTGCCAATAACGCAGCAATTATTTTGAGTACAGGAGTAACCCTGGAAGGTAGAGCTCTTTCTACTACGGGTGCAGTAACGGTTGATGGCATCACCATGGCTAAACCTTTAGGATGCGGCACGCCGGTTCTTACGGGACCATTGCAGCCCACTTTAAATTCAGTTGCCTGTTATACCGTATTTTCAGGAAACGGAGCGGTGACCAATACCGGAGTGTCATTTATCACCGGTGATGTAGGTACCAATGTGGGCCTTACCACAGGTTTTCAGGCTGAGAATGTTACAGGTACCATTCATGCTAACCCCGATGTTTCTACTGCCATTTGTGCAGCAGATCTAAACAATGTCTACACTTATTTAAACACGCTTCCGACCGATATCGAACTGCTTTATCCAGCAGCTTTCGGAAATGATCTCGTACTTACGCCCCATACCTATATTATGAATGCTGCTACCGTTTTGAACGGTACTGTATATCTTAATGCGCAGGGGAATGCAGATGCTGTTTTTGTGATCAAAATTAACGGAGCATTATCTACGAGTACTTATGCAAAAGTAGTTTTGCAGAATGGTGCGCAGGCTAAAAACGTTTTCTGGAAAGTGGACGGAGCTATCAATCTGAATGATTATGCCGATTTTAAAGGAACGGTTATCGGAAACAACGGTGCAGTAATCATCAACACCGGCGTTAAAATCGAAGGCAGAGTGCTTAGCACAAGTGGTGGAATCAGTACGTTTGGTATTGAAGCTGTAATGACTCCCGGTTGTCTCGCTCTAAGTACCGCTTCTGCAGATTTCGGAAAGCAGGGTGCGAAGTTTTATCCTAACCCGTTTTCTTCTGTATTGAATGTTTCCATTGATGAAGTAAAAGGCGGTGCGAATCTTGTGATCTACAATGCTGCGGGTTCTAAAGTAGCGGAAAAAACACTGTCCAACAAGACTACATCAATCCCGATGACACTTCCGGCCGGCGTATATTTTTACCAACTGAAAGGTAAAAACGGAGCTCAGCAAAGTGGAAAATTGATTGCAAAACCTTAATAAAAATGTTATTTCACGAACTCTGCCATTAGGCAGAGTTTTTTTTTACATTTTTTTAGTTTTTCTTAGTAGTGAATCGCAGCAATTTTGTTATTCTTTTAAAAGTCTTTGACTTTTTTGTGATCATATATTCCAATTTTCACCTTAAACTAGTTCTTAAGACATAACTATCTTTAAGGCTGTTGTTTTACAACTCTATATGTAATCTTTATTCCAATGCATTTTCGGATGAAAATCGTTATTAGAAATTTTCTGATCGCTATTCATGATCTTTTTTAAAAGTGCTGAGATTGATAGATGTTTTCTTGAATCCATAATCCGGTAGTGTAAATAATAGTGAACTTTAAATTTCGCTGACACCTCTTTTCTTTAGTTTTATGAGCATTTTTTAGTTGCACTGCATCGTAGTAGATCGCCCTGCTACCGCACGATTGTATCGTGTGGTCATAAAGTAATAAAAAAGCCAGCTTTTACGGGTTGGACTTTGCCGCTATACCAAAAGGCGAATAAACGAATAACACCTCTACCTTAATCTTCCAAAACAGGTGCCTGCCGGACAACTTCACTCCCCGCTACCGCACGATTGTATCGTGTGGTCATAAACCAGATCTCGCGGATTTGCAATCCGTGCCCTAGCATCGGAATATCATGTCGAACCATTCGATAGGTCTTTCTACACAGATCGAAAATCTTCAGTATTCTCCACATCAGTTCCGAATCCCACAACTCAGGAACTCAAAAACTCCAAAACTCAACAACTAAAATCTCCTGCTGCGCGAAGTGTCCTCACTTCGTGCCTTTGTTGGCCAAGTGTATCACTCTGCCCTCTCCCACTCGGACACTAAAATCGATAAGAATGATCAGACTCCTTTTGCCCCCTTTTGATTGCCTTTCCCCATCAAAATCTTTTGTCACTTTTGTGGTTAAATCACTTCATTGTCCACTGGGTAAAGAGTCTTCGTTTGATCTTCCACTGGCTCCACCTCCCTGAATACGCAATGGGTCGCATCTTCTCAAAACAGGAAAACGCAGGAACACCACCGCTTAAAAACTCCGCGTCCTACTACACTCCCCTCCCATACTGCTGGGCCGCCGCACGCAGGTCACGCTCAATCTCAGCTCTCAAAGTTGGTGGCGACAAAACTTCTACGCGCTGACCATGAGACAAAATTTCCTGTCTGAAATCATAAGTCGGCACAAGATAATAAGAGAATAAAGTTCTTCCGTTTTCTTCCTTTACAACCCGTTGTGAATGATGAAGGGGAAGCGATTTGATATAATTTCCCTGCTCCCGGTCAAAAGACAAAATAATATCTGACGGCTTTTCTCCATTAGGTGCGATAATGCCAAAGCTTTGACTAAACGCAGTCCGCGGATCAAACTGCTCCTTTTTAAAACTGCTGTTTTTAATTTCAAAATCCGAAATGCGGTCTAATGCAAAAGTTTTGATAAACAGATTTTCAGATTTGAATTCATTAGCCAGAAGGTACCATCGGTGGTGAAATTCTTTCAGCGCATAAGGTTCAACGACACGCTCAGATTTATCACTCGTCCAGTATTTTTCATAAGTAAAGCTGATCACTTTTGAGTTCTGTATCGCGTGAATAATTCCGTTCAGCAGGTTTAAGCCCCGGGATTTCCTGGGTTCAAAGATCATAATGTCAGAATTGCTTTTGGCTTCACGGTAGGCTTCAACCAACAGCAGATTGTCAAATACGGATTCCTCAGCGTTGGTAAGTTCTTCTTCAGCGATATAATACACATCCCGGGAGCGCCGGTAAGAAATTTGAATGCCTGCTACTTTCAAAATAGCTTTTTTATCCCGCTGAAAAGTACGTTCTGTGAATTTCAGTTCACCGAGGTCCTTTTCTTCAAATTTTCTTTCCAGGTAAGCCTTTGTCTCCCGATAACTTGCCCCTTTATCTTTTCTTCCTCTTAAATATTCCTGAATATACTGCATACGCAGCATCTGTTCTTCTTTTGCCATAATATTTCCTTTTTATATTTTTTGCGTAAAAAACTGATAACTGGCTTCTATAGTAATCCAGACATCATCAATAGCCAAAATATCTTCTAGCCTAAAATCAGTATGAAACATCAGACAGTGCATAAGATAACCGAAATGAAGGTCTTTCAGTTCTCCTGTAGTCATCCATTGCCATTCGTTCCAGTTGGTATTGAAAAATTCGTCATCAAGATGTGTCATCATATAACCTATTTCAGATCCTGTGATAAAAGGATCACCAACTTCTACACCCTTTGTCCATCAGAAATTTTCATTATAACTGAAAACATTTGCAGTAACATCTAATTCAAAATCATCAATAATGCATTGATTCTTAAGAGTTAACATTTCCAGCGTAAGTTTTAATAAATAATTTCGTACTCTGATTTCCTCAGTGCGAATTTTGTCATTGATCTCACAAAACTTCTTTTTATCTTTTTTGGAAATGCTGCTCATTAGTTCTATCAAATATTACTAAGCAAATATAAACTACTTGAACGACACAATAGGTCGCTTTAGTAGCATATATGGAACGCAATACGGAAACCGAAGAAATCAGCGGTATGCTCTCAGTTTTTCTTTTAAGTCAACACAGTTTTCTTTATCATCTTATCCTTATTATTTGCGGAGTTCTAAATTATTGCTACTGGAAGAAAAGAGAAATTACATCATCAATTAGTTGAATGACTTCCTTTGTCCGTAATCGTTCTTTACTTTACAAAATGGAAGAATTTAAAATTGAACATGCTGATAATGAAATAATGTATTACAAAAGATTGGGTCGGCAGATTTTTGATGACGTTTTTCTGTTAGAAGCCGGTACACAGTTTATTTTAATCAACCAGTTTTTTCAGCTCTTGACACATAAGTCTTACGATGAAGTTAAGCCGGCCTTTAAGAACCATTTTTGGGGAAAGACCAGAGACAGATGGTATTTATATGATCTGGAAAGCCATACAACTACACATATCCACTTTTCAGTGGTTAATACCTTTGTAATGAGCTATGCAAATGTAAGTTTTGATGGCATTTCCTATGGTTTCATTAACCGCAGTTGCGAAATGATAATTCCTCCTAAATATGGCCCTGGTTCTTATTTGGGAGCAAATTATTTTTTAGTTTCTAAAGGAAATGAGTTTGGCGTCATCGATATCCATGATCACATAATCATACCTTTTGTGGTCGGAACGCCCCCCACTTTTACGCAGGTCATAAACCATGTTCTTAATAACAGAAAGCCATTGAAAGAATGGCTTCAGTTATAGCGGAAATCCACCAATTAGGAATATCATGTACACCTTCGAGAGGTTTTCCATTTACGATGTTGGAGAAGAATAACAGATGTGAATTTTATTTAAATTTTATTTCTATATTTTGAATTCCAAAGAAGAACATTCTGACTTATTGAATCACAGTATACAGAGTCCTTAATCGTGTATTGACCTGGATGATACGCCTCAAAAATAATTAGATCTTCATTGTAATAAATACGGTTTCTCGCTGTGTTTGAAATCGATCTCATATTATCATAAGCTTCTCCATATATTTCTTCGAAAATATTGTCTAGAATATCAAACGTTCCTCCGCAAATGATAACATTTGGTTCAAAAAGAGCAATCTGTCTTTTTAATATGTCGTTTTCAGAACTGTATTTTTTAACTTCATTATAATTTGCTTTGGCACCTCCAGGAAGTTTTTTTGCATTAATATATGCAATGTTTTTGATTATTTCAGTTATTTCGTACTCCTCCCTAATATCTGGCGTGTTTTTCCAGTTAGTTTGGTTAAAAATTCCATACAGAGTATAAATGATCGGTATGAAAGTATTCCCCCATCCCGTTTCATCTTCTAATTTGCTTCTTAAGTTATTTAGTACATCAATCATACTCCAAGCATGATTATCTCCTTCACTATTAACTTCCTTGTTAATCCATAATATTTTAATATCACTCTTAAAGTACCTATCAATATCAACTATACCATCAGTAATTGGTGTGCAGTTAATCCCTTCTAGGTTTCCAATCTCTGTTATTAAATTTTCATGTTCCTTCCTTAAATTTTCAACATCCATGTCTTTGTTTTTTTCAAAAGTACTTGTTTTTTTTGATCAGTAAATTATGATCTCAAATTTATTTTTGACAGAAGAGTTTAATAATTCCATAAGTTTATAATCAGAGCAGTTTTGCAAAATACTGCTGTAAATATCCATTACCATTCTTATAGTTGTTTCAATGGAACTTTCTTTATTCTTCTCGTTAATTACTATTCTATCAATAACCTTATCCCGGAAAAATTGATTACTGTCTTGGTCAAGATGAATCCTGTAAACAGTTTCATATTTCAGAAGATCTTCAAAGATGTGGTTGACCTCTACAGTTATCATATTTCGCTGGTGCAGTTCATCAATAACTACAGCTAAGAAAATAAAATGAAGAATGATTGGTTGCTCCTCCTGAACCACTCTGTAAACACCGCTCCTTTCCTCGAGAATAAGTGGGCCACAAAGGGTACACTCGTCAGCACTCTGCTTCGCAGCATGAATTAAGTTGTTAGTAAATCGTTCCGCTACGGAGAGAACATTATTTTCGCATCCCTTCCAACCTTTCGAATTCAAACATTCAGCCCTGAGGTAAATTTGCTTATCCTTCATCACCTCCCGTAATGTCATTTTTTTTGATGTTTTCATGATAGATATTTCATCAAAAGTAAAAAAGTCAAAAGTCAAAAGATGTCCGTGTGAGAATAATTGAATACCTCGCTGCTAGAAGTGTCCCGGCAGCCGCACGAAATGCAAATTCGACGAAGTCAATCCTTTCGCGTGGCATAAATTAAATATTGATTCGCCGAAACCAGCACCTCCCCGAATACCCCACTACCACTGCCGTCTTTCCGCGCAGCAGGAAACCATCTGCATCATAAAACCGGATCAGCGCAAATTTCAGATAATGCGCTTGCACAGACTCAAATCCCTCCTCCTCAGCAATAAAAAACTCAGTACACGGAAGCGAAACCTCAAAAACAAAATCCTGAAACTCCAGCGGATCCTGCCCCTCATCAGGATCAATAAACCGTAGCGTAACCACCGCTTTCGTACTACGTGCAGGAATACGGTCAAAAAACAGTGTCCGCTTTTCATAATCATAGCGGCATCGTTTTCCGTCACCAGTGTTCCATACAAAATCGTCAAGGATTTTCCCGCTTTCAGCATGCTGCAGCCCAAGTTGCACCGTCCGCTCCCCCTTGGAAGATACGGGATCCAGCTTCATAAGGTCGTGAAGCATCTTCGCCACTCTCCCATGAAGAATCGGATCACGGAAATCCTTTACAAAAGGCTGGAGAGCCCGCCGCAGTTTTGCACCAAATTTTGAACAGCGCCCGAATTCAGAGGCGTTTTTTCTTACATTCACATATTTTTCATCTTTCAGGATCTTTTCTCCGTCAAACCCACCCGGTTTCCGCACGATAATTTTGCCGTTCATTTTATAAAACGAAAGCCCATCCATCTTTCCCTTAAATTTAAGAATACCTATAAGCTCTGCCATATTATTGATAATTTTAGTGATACTCAAAGATAATAAATATATTATATAGTATGGATACAGCATGAATACAGTATGGATATAGTATGCTTAAGGGTACGTCTCCCTTA
The window above is part of the Kaistella faecalis genome. Proteins encoded here:
- a CDS encoding ice-binding family protein; translated protein: MKKLLLLAASAAIMVTGNISAQAPVLGTSSNFALFSSNGAVTNTGMSIITGNVGTNNGSATNFGNVNGVMHDADGTTAIAAADLIIAYNQLNAAVPNYFPAALLGNGQTLTAGTYSIGQTASLNNTLTLDGGGNSNSVFIFQIGGAFSSSANAQVLLTNGATACNVFWKIEGLVDLATNTAMKGTIVANNAAIILSTGVTLEGRALSTTGAVTVDGITMAKPLGCGTPVLTGPLQPTLNSVACYTVFSGNGAVTNTGVSFITGDVGTNVGLTTGFQAENVTGTIHANPDVSTAICAADLNNVYTYLNTLPTDIELLYPAAFGNDLVLTPHTYIMNAATVLNGTVYLNAQGNADAVFVIKINGALSTSTYAKVVLQNGAQAKNVFWKVDGAINLNDYADFKGTVIGNNGAVIINTGVKIEGRVLSTSGGISTFGIEAVMTPGCLALSTASADFGKQGAKFYPNPFSSVLNVSIDEVKGGANLVIYNAAGSKVAEKTLSNKTTSIPMTLPAGVYFYQLKGKNGAQQSGKLIAKP
- a CDS encoding helix-turn-helix transcriptional regulator, with the protein product MAKEEQMLRMQYIQEYLRGRKDKGASYRETKAYLERKFEEKDLGELKFTERTFQRDKKAILKVAGIQISYRRSRDVYYIAEEELTNAEESVFDNLLLVEAYREAKSNSDIMIFEPRKSRGLNLLNGIIHAIQNSKVISFTYEKYWTSDKSERVVEPYALKEFHHRWYLLANEFKSENLFIKTFALDRISDFEIKNSSFKKEQFDPRTAFSQSFGIIAPNGEKPSDIILSFDREQGNYIKSLPLHHSQRVVKEENGRTLFSYYLVPTYDFRQEILSHGQRVEVLSPPTLRAEIERDLRAAAQQYGRGV